A window of the Dyadobacter pollutisoli genome harbors these coding sequences:
- a CDS encoding sugar phosphate isomerase/epimerase family protein translates to MAVSAGTIVLTEPGTPKPGLRSFPISCNQYSWITFYERAGKDWGKDLDASLEAFASSGIKAYEPAFNNPKEVWDLLPLLIRHGLEMPSVYVSSVLHRSGEAAKSISDVLAIAKVAKSAGTRIIATNPNPIQWGSGKNKSDEELTEQARNLDLLGAELKKQGMTLAYHMHDVEMRAAAREFHHMMLSTDPKHVSLCLDVHWAYRGSGNSQVALFDIVKLYGKRIIELHLRQSKDGIWQETFQEGDISYGRLAATLHALNVKPLLVLEQCLEKDSPITMNAVQAHQQDLAYCRSVFGSQYH, encoded by the coding sequence ATGGCTGTTTCAGCAGGCACTATCGTATTGACGGAGCCAGGTACGCCTAAACCCGGTCTCCGCTCCTTTCCTATTTCTTGCAATCAATATTCGTGGATCACATTCTATGAAAGAGCAGGGAAAGACTGGGGAAAAGACCTCGATGCGTCACTGGAAGCATTTGCTTCATCGGGTATCAAAGCCTACGAGCCTGCTTTTAACAATCCAAAGGAAGTATGGGATTTATTGCCACTGCTGATCAGGCATGGCTTGGAAATGCCCTCTGTGTATGTTAGCTCGGTTCTTCATCGCTCGGGAGAGGCAGCCAAATCAATCAGTGATGTCCTGGCAATTGCTAAGGTGGCCAAGTCGGCCGGGACCCGAATTATAGCCACCAATCCGAATCCTATTCAATGGGGCAGTGGGAAAAATAAATCGGACGAAGAACTGACCGAGCAGGCCAGAAACTTGGACCTGCTTGGAGCAGAACTTAAAAAGCAGGGGATGACCCTGGCCTATCACATGCATGATGTGGAGATGCGGGCGGCTGCACGTGAATTTCATCATATGATGCTATCAACCGATCCGAAGCACGTGTCACTTTGCCTGGATGTGCACTGGGCGTACCGAGGTTCAGGTAACTCGCAGGTTGCGCTTTTCGATATCGTAAAACTATATGGAAAGAGGATTATAGAATTGCATTTGAGGCAATCCAAAGACGGGATCTGGCAGGAGACATTCCAAGAAGGCGACATCAGCTATGGTAGACTGGCTGCTACGTTACATGCGTTAAATGTAAAACCACTGCTGGTACTTGAACAGTGCCTGGAAAAGGATTCCCCGATTACCATGAATGCTGTGCAAGCACATCAGCAGGATCTTGCTTATTGTCGGAGCGTTTTCGGATCCCAGTACCATTGA
- a CDS encoding AraC family transcriptional regulator — MITLHAHPGSDSGNFKTGAIRFFDGYDPSGHFSHSHSQVELICVLAGQTSILVGGHVEQSTAGDIFLVGSGLPHSIHTVSSEQTRVAIVHFDEIFLDDLIAIIKDFQLTGHFAYLCSQGTLWRNQTEGLVPQILKLKDTEGMNAVIVLVRILSGLLGQRKYQTLNQSRPKLVPVLDSNEDKIRVVFDYTEQHYREAITLPQIAAVINFTETSFCRYFKKWTGKSYYHYLNEVRIDKACALLMEDSSKTIEEVCYTIGYSSPSTFYKHFKKVLNMAPGTYLEKINSYKQQNIIS; from the coding sequence ATGATTACCTTACATGCCCATCCAGGATCTGACTCCGGAAACTTTAAAACCGGCGCCATTCGTTTTTTTGATGGCTATGATCCGTCGGGTCATTTCAGCCATTCGCATTCCCAGGTCGAGCTGATATGCGTCCTGGCGGGGCAAACATCCATACTGGTTGGCGGGCATGTCGAGCAAAGCACGGCCGGGGATATATTCCTCGTAGGCAGCGGGCTCCCTCATTCGATCCACACCGTATCATCAGAGCAAACCCGTGTCGCTATCGTTCATTTTGACGAAATATTTCTGGACGACCTGATAGCCATCATAAAGGATTTTCAGTTGACGGGCCACTTTGCCTATTTGTGCAGCCAGGGAACTTTGTGGAGAAATCAAACCGAGGGGTTGGTCCCGCAGATTTTAAAACTAAAAGATACGGAGGGAATGAATGCCGTAATCGTGCTGGTACGGATCCTGTCGGGCCTGCTCGGGCAGCGAAAATACCAAACGCTTAACCAGTCCCGCCCCAAACTGGTGCCGGTACTGGATAGCAACGAGGATAAAATCAGGGTCGTTTTCGATTATACTGAGCAACATTACCGGGAGGCGATCACCCTGCCACAGATTGCTGCGGTGATCAATTTCACAGAGACATCATTTTGCCGGTATTTCAAAAAATGGACTGGAAAAAGTTATTATCACTACCTGAACGAAGTCAGAATAGACAAGGCCTGTGCGCTGCTGATGGAAGACAGCTCCAAAACCATTGAGGAAGTATGTTACACGATTGGGTACAGCAGCCCCTCCACATTTTACAAGCATTTCAAGAAAGTCCTGAATATGGCCCCGGGAACATATCTTGAAAAAATAAATAGCTACAAGCAGCAGAATATCATAAGCTAG
- a CDS encoding sugar phosphate isomerase/epimerase family protein, with protein sequence MIQVGIFTGYFPYDLAQTAARIRGLDFNTVQLDVSFKDMDLSTNAIDSAKAKKIRETFRSNNLPISCISAYTNLVHPVPAIRKVNLDHLRQIIRYANEMGSPYVISETGTFNSDSDWVHDPKNKTEDGYAECRDVIGDIVAFARQYGVTFCVETYVNNVIGSVEETLRLFADINHPNLGLLMDPTNYFEEHNIGAIDLTINRMFDALSDKIKIAHAKDVKLAAASVGVTMADIDGDEAHALRGVGMIELPAPGLGALNYDLYLSRLASRHPNIPIIIEHLEESDVPRAKQFIDGKLLVNGL encoded by the coding sequence ATGATTCAGGTTGGAATTTTTACCGGTTATTTCCCCTATGACCTGGCGCAAACCGCAGCCAGGATCCGGGGGTTAGATTTTAATACAGTTCAACTGGATGTGTCCTTTAAGGATATGGACCTGTCGACCAATGCAATAGATTCGGCCAAGGCCAAAAAAATCCGTGAGACTTTCAGAAGCAACAATTTGCCGATCAGCTGCATTTCCGCGTACACCAATCTGGTGCATCCCGTGCCGGCAATCCGCAAGGTAAACCTGGATCACCTCAGACAGATTATACGCTATGCCAATGAGATGGGCTCGCCTTATGTGATCAGCGAAACAGGGACATTTAATTCGGACAGTGACTGGGTACATGATCCCAAAAATAAAACAGAAGATGGCTATGCCGAGTGCAGGGATGTGATCGGGGATATTGTTGCATTTGCGCGCCAGTATGGTGTGACATTTTGCGTGGAAACGTATGTAAACAATGTGATCGGCTCTGTTGAAGAAACCCTCCGGTTATTTGCAGACATTAATCATCCCAATTTAGGGCTGCTGATGGACCCTACCAATTATTTTGAAGAGCATAACATTGGGGCCATAGACCTGACAATAAACCGGATGTTTGATGCCTTGTCGGATAAAATCAAGATTGCGCATGCCAAGGACGTCAAGCTGGCAGCAGCGTCTGTGGGGGTTACAATGGCCGATATCGATGGCGACGAGGCACATGCGCTCAGAGGGGTAGGTATGATCGAACTGCCGGCACCTGGGTTGGGCGCATTGAATTACGACTTGTACCTCAGCAGACTGGCCAGCAGGCATCCGAACATTCCGATTATCATCGAGCATCTGGAGGAAAGCGATGTGCCAAGGGCAAAGCAATTTATTGACGGAAAACTGCTTGTAAATGGATTGTAA
- a CDS encoding AraC family transcriptional regulator, whose product MKPLIQKLPVDSSSSFVARTYTTPYFETPWHQHEEYELLIEIAGNGSAFIGDHIGEYHAGDVFLLGKNLPHWFRKKDVEMVGSAVVVQFREEIFGENFLNLPEMQPIKNTLKQASHGIALKGELRETIGNTLRMIESLSGFTQLAALINCLHQISVSDQVTYLTQTSIISFSKQDQDRIHKVYEYTMQNFQKKILLEDVASLTNQSVSAFSHYFKKNTKKNYIQFLTEIRISHSCKLLAGTEMSVTEICYESGFHNWSNFSKHFKTIMLMSPMKYRRSNRRYIQKSN is encoded by the coding sequence ATGAAGCCCCTCATTCAGAAGTTACCCGTTGACAGTAGCTCTTCCTTTGTGGCCCGTACTTACACTACGCCCTACTTTGAAACGCCCTGGCATCAGCACGAGGAATATGAGCTGCTTATTGAAATTGCGGGGAATGGCTCTGCATTCATCGGCGACCATATAGGCGAGTACCACGCGGGGGACGTATTTCTGCTGGGTAAGAACCTGCCTCACTGGTTTAGAAAAAAGGATGTGGAAATGGTCGGTAGCGCGGTGGTGGTCCAGTTCAGGGAAGAGATTTTCGGGGAAAATTTTCTAAATCTGCCCGAAATGCAGCCCATCAAAAACACATTAAAGCAAGCTTCTCACGGTATCGCGCTGAAAGGGGAATTAAGAGAAACTATTGGGAATACCCTCCGCATGATCGAGTCCCTTTCCGGCTTTACGCAACTTGCCGCACTCATCAACTGCCTGCACCAAATCAGCGTATCTGATCAGGTGACTTATCTGACGCAGACCTCTATCATCAGTTTCTCCAAGCAAGACCAGGACCGGATTCACAAAGTTTACGAATACACGATGCAGAATTTTCAAAAAAAGATTCTCTTGGAGGATGTCGCCAGCCTGACCAATCAAAGTGTGTCCGCATTCAGTCACTATTTCAAAAAGAACACAAAGAAAAACTACATTCAATTTTTGACGGAAATACGGATTTCACACTCCTGCAAGCTGCTTGCCGGCACGGAAATGTCGGTTACTGAGATTTGCTATGAAAGTGGGTTTCATAACTGGTCCAATTTCAGCAAGCATTTCAAAACGATTATGCTTATGTCCCCTATGAAATACAGAAGGAGCAATCGGAGATATATTCAAAAAAGCAATTGA
- a CDS encoding Gfo/Idh/MocA family protein, whose translation MEIELKYLPDLPENKSIGIGCVGAGFIMADCQLVAYRNAGFNPVAITSRTWANSMKIAERHKIPKVYSSYEQMFGNPQVQVIDIAVPPNEQLAVVREAVKHRNIRGILAQKPLAMNYSDALEIVKICEDAGVVLSVNQNMRYDQSVRACKDLLNKGLLGKPVFASIDMRAIPHWADWQAALGWLTLRMMSIHHLDTFRYWFGDPKSVYCSVAQDPRTISKFAHEDGIALYILEYENGMRASSWDDVWTGPAREGAEEDTYINYRVEGLDGLAKGSIGWPYYPVRTSSTLDYACKGAEGWQRPRWNEVWFPDAFAGPMAQLLVALEQNTEPEISARDNLKTMALVDACYVSARQHRPVDIAEIYS comes from the coding sequence ATGGAAATTGAACTTAAATACCTTCCCGATCTTCCCGAAAATAAGTCGATAGGCATTGGGTGTGTAGGCGCCGGGTTTATTATGGCGGACTGTCAGCTTGTAGCCTATCGGAATGCAGGCTTCAATCCGGTTGCGATCACATCGCGTACGTGGGCCAACAGTATGAAAATAGCTGAAAGGCATAAGATCCCGAAAGTATACAGCTCGTACGAACAGATGTTTGGAAATCCTCAGGTGCAGGTGATTGATATTGCCGTCCCGCCCAATGAGCAGCTTGCTGTCGTCAGGGAGGCTGTGAAGCATCGGAATATCAGGGGCATCCTTGCCCAAAAGCCACTTGCTATGAACTATTCCGATGCACTGGAAATTGTCAAAATCTGTGAAGACGCAGGTGTAGTGCTCAGCGTTAACCAGAACATGCGCTATGATCAGTCGGTGAGGGCATGCAAGGATCTGCTGAATAAGGGATTATTGGGTAAGCCTGTATTTGCCTCGATTGATATGAGGGCAATCCCGCACTGGGCGGACTGGCAGGCGGCTTTGGGTTGGCTTACCTTGCGTATGATGAGCATCCACCATCTGGATACATTCAGATACTGGTTTGGCGACCCGAAAAGTGTTTATTGCAGTGTAGCCCAGGACCCGCGGACGATTTCAAAATTTGCACATGAGGATGGTATCGCGCTTTACATTCTGGAATACGAAAATGGCATGCGGGCATCATCGTGGGATGATGTGTGGACGGGCCCGGCCCGTGAGGGTGCCGAAGAGGATACTTATATCAATTACCGGGTAGAAGGCCTCGACGGGCTTGCCAAAGGAAGTATAGGCTGGCCGTACTATCCTGTGCGCACTTCAAGCACGCTGGATTATGCGTGCAAAGGCGCTGAAGGTTGGCAGCGCCCTCGCTGGAATGAAGTGTGGTTTCCGGATGCTTTTGCCGGGCCAATGGCCCAATTGCTTGTAGCGCTGGAGCAAAATACTGAGCCGGAGATCAGTGCGAGGGACAATCTCAAAACAATGGCACTTGTAGATGCCTGTTATGTTTCGGCAAGGCAGCATCGGCCCGTGGATATTGCAGAAATATATTCTTAA
- a CDS encoding phytanoyl-CoA dioxygenase family protein → MKTELSIAEKSDFERDGFLIKRIFFSQQEIDLLYSLATDDSVTSHAFDLKDTNGNLTKLTLWFTPGDDSFGLMSRSERMVGAVRTLLDGDGEVCHFHSKVMQKEPKKGGAWEWHQDYGYWYKNGFLYPEAMISVMVALTDATVENGCLQVLKGTHKMQRFEHSFVGEQQGADPDFVAEAEKISDLVYVELKAGDTLFFHSNILHRSDANLSDKARWSVISAYNLSSNKPFREKNTSCIEPVKVVADSALLESGKQVVSKVDFLSKDAEITLKDLNRP, encoded by the coding sequence ATGAAAACAGAACTTAGCATTGCCGAAAAATCAGATTTTGAAAGGGACGGCTTTTTGATCAAACGTATTTTTTTTAGCCAGCAGGAAATAGATCTGCTCTACAGCCTGGCTACCGACGATAGTGTAACCAGCCATGCATTCGATCTGAAAGACACAAACGGCAACTTAACCAAGCTCACGCTTTGGTTTACCCCCGGGGACGATTCCTTCGGACTTATGTCGCGCTCGGAGCGGATGGTGGGCGCTGTCCGCACGTTACTGGACGGAGACGGTGAGGTTTGCCATTTCCACTCCAAGGTCATGCAAAAGGAACCTAAAAAAGGAGGTGCCTGGGAATGGCACCAGGACTACGGTTACTGGTATAAAAATGGCTTTCTATATCCCGAGGCAATGATTTCCGTCATGGTTGCGCTGACTGACGCTACGGTCGAAAACGGGTGTCTGCAGGTGCTCAAAGGCACCCACAAAATGCAGCGTTTTGAACATTCATTTGTAGGGGAACAACAAGGGGCCGATCCGGATTTTGTAGCAGAGGCCGAAAAAATCAGCGACCTGGTTTATGTTGAATTGAAGGCTGGCGATACACTTTTCTTCCACAGCAATATTCTGCACCGTTCAGACGCTAATTTGTCTGATAAGGCCCGTTGGTCGGTGATTTCCGCATATAACTTATCTTCCAATAAACCTTTCAGAGAGAAGAACACGTCCTGTATCGAACCTGTGAAAGTAGTCGCCGACAGCGCTCTACTGGAGAGCGGCAAGCAAGTAGTAAGCAAGGTCGATTTTTTAAGCAAAGATGCAGAAATCACTTTGAAGGATTTAAATCGCCCGTAA
- a CDS encoding TonB-dependent receptor plug domain-containing protein, producing MKCFYMAAVSCFFTQVVNGQSPVLDSVQLDQVVVVANKFGESRSKLPYQVTKISQNDLIVTASPNTAEALVKSGQVFYQKSQGGGGSPVLRGFEANRIQLVMDGVRMNNAIYRGGHLQNVLRTDQSVLSDIEVLFGPASVLYGSDAMGGVISFWTREPELFSPESSRLKVAAFSRYASGSNEYTQHVSANLGFKKIALLTGVTYSDFGDIRQGHNRRQEYPDFGKKSFFVTRKEGKDIVELNKKENVQVGSGYKQLDILQKLTYRPSANVTHGLNFQRSTSGNVNRYDRLTQGTVEKPGYAEWSYGPEKRMLASYKLHLTNHGGNDQLSVTTAYQKLEESRNTRKFNNKNLISQIEDVTALSVNIDAQKTLKNHVLYAGAEAIANGVRSTAQSRDIEKQTVSAAATRYPDGRNRMYWLAAYATDRWTVGNKLVVDAGLRYSYVGLQAHFRDKTYFPFPYEKVVQRNGSLTGQLGLVWSAAAATRVRVATATGFRAPNLDDVGKVFESAPGTLIVPNPDLKPEYLTNVEISVEQGITDKLSFEIRVFNSWLRNAITVSPGTFEGKSQIMYQDVLSQVLSTQNKQRAAIRGANLTLRFRPLPSVLVSSVLNYTYGRILAVNDRSPLDHIPPLFGCTSVEYQHKSLRLAVFSEYNGWKRIKDYRLGTEDNELYATPDGMPSWWTLNFAGSVRLPRQLSAQLAFENILDRNYRVFASGISAVGRNVKVTLRKSF from the coding sequence ATGAAGTGTTTTTACATGGCTGCCGTCAGCTGTTTTTTCACGCAGGTTGTCAATGGTCAATCGCCAGTTTTGGACAGCGTGCAGCTTGATCAGGTGGTTGTCGTTGCAAACAAATTTGGAGAATCCAGGAGCAAGCTTCCTTACCAGGTGACCAAAATCAGCCAAAACGACCTGATTGTTACAGCTAGCCCCAATACGGCCGAGGCGCTGGTAAAATCGGGGCAGGTATTTTATCAAAAAAGCCAGGGTGGAGGAGGTAGCCCGGTGTTGCGTGGCTTTGAGGCAAACCGCATCCAGCTGGTGATGGACGGGGTAAGGATGAACAACGCCATCTACCGCGGTGGGCATTTACAAAATGTGCTTCGTACCGACCAGAGCGTACTCTCCGACATCGAGGTGCTCTTTGGGCCGGCGTCGGTTTTGTATGGTAGCGACGCAATGGGCGGGGTTATTAGCTTCTGGACGAGGGAACCCGAGCTGTTTTCGCCGGAAAGTTCCAGATTGAAAGTGGCTGCATTCAGCCGTTATGCATCCGGCAGCAATGAATATACGCAGCACGTCTCCGCCAATTTAGGATTTAAGAAAATAGCGCTGCTGACAGGCGTCACGTATTCTGATTTTGGCGATATCCGGCAGGGCCACAACAGGCGGCAGGAGTACCCTGATTTTGGTAAAAAATCGTTTTTTGTGACAAGAAAAGAGGGCAAGGATATTGTTGAGCTCAACAAGAAGGAGAATGTTCAGGTAGGATCGGGATACAAGCAACTGGATATCCTGCAAAAGCTTACTTATCGTCCGTCTGCCAATGTTACTCATGGATTGAATTTTCAACGTTCTACCTCAGGCAATGTCAACCGCTACGACCGTTTAACGCAGGGTACCGTGGAGAAACCGGGCTATGCTGAATGGTCCTATGGACCGGAAAAGCGGATGCTGGCGTCTTACAAACTGCATCTGACCAATCACGGAGGCAATGACCAGCTGAGTGTCACGACGGCTTATCAAAAGCTGGAAGAAAGCAGGAATACCCGTAAATTCAACAATAAAAACCTGATCAGCCAAATAGAGGATGTGACGGCCCTGAGCGTAAACATTGACGCCCAGAAGACGCTGAAAAACCATGTGCTGTATGCAGGAGCAGAAGCCATCGCCAATGGCGTGCGATCGACGGCGCAGTCAAGGGACATCGAAAAGCAGACTGTTTCGGCGGCAGCCACACGTTACCCCGACGGCCGGAACCGGATGTACTGGCTGGCAGCCTATGCAACCGACCGTTGGACAGTTGGTAATAAGCTGGTCGTCGATGCAGGCCTTCGCTATTCTTATGTCGGATTGCAGGCGCATTTTCGGGACAAAACCTATTTTCCGTTTCCCTATGAAAAAGTTGTCCAGCGCAATGGTTCACTTACCGGACAGCTGGGGCTGGTGTGGTCGGCTGCGGCTGCGACCAGGGTCCGGGTTGCAACCGCAACTGGGTTCAGGGCACCTAATTTAGATGATGTGGGCAAAGTTTTTGAATCTGCCCCAGGGACATTGATCGTGCCTAATCCGGATCTCAAACCTGAATATTTGACCAACGTCGAAATTTCCGTTGAGCAGGGTATAACGGATAAATTATCTTTTGAAATCAGGGTTTTCAATTCCTGGCTGAGAAATGCAATTACCGTTTCGCCTGGCACATTCGAAGGAAAATCCCAGATTATGTACCAGGACGTGCTGAGCCAGGTGCTTTCAACCCAGAATAAGCAGCGTGCGGCCATTCGGGGTGCGAATCTGACGTTACGGTTCAGGCCGTTGCCCAGTGTGCTGGTTAGCAGTGTATTGAATTATACTTACGGCCGGATACTGGCAGTGAATGATAGGTCCCCACTGGACCATATTCCTCCCTTGTTTGGCTGTACCAGCGTGGAATATCAGCACAAAAGCCTACGGCTAGCGGTTTTTTCTGAATATAACGGATGGAAAAGGATCAAGGATTACCGACTGGGGACCGAGGATAATGAATTGTATGCAACCCCGGACGGCATGCCATCATGGTGGACGCTCAATTTCGCTGGTTCGGTCAGGCTACCCCGTCAGCTGTCAGCCCAGTTGGCATTCGAAAACATCCTGGATCGCAACTATCGCGTATTTGCAAGCGGCATCAGCGCAGTGGGAAGGAATGTGAAAGTGACTTTGCGGAAGAGTTTCTAG
- a CDS encoding outer membrane protein assembly factor BamB family protein — MIALVVFLVVQTGYLYLSKNREKKEDWPAFGHDESNNKYSALDQVNTKNVANLQLAWKAEDDAEDRASVLFNPLIVNGIMYAFMPSEKLAAIDASTGKKIWEFKPDSTVVSTWTRGITFHHDKGQGADVLLFVYGSTLYSVRAADGKLNEAFGMKGRVDFYTGLSVEPSKRQAVHVTVNAPGVIYGDLFIVGCKVPDELPSTSGDIRAFNANTGKLEWVFHTIPQKGEFGSETWPADARKKNGGANCWGGMALDKKRGIVYVPTASPSFDFYGADREGQNLFANCLLALNAKTGKRIWHFQTTHHDLWDRDNGSPPNLLTVKHHGKDIDAVALATKLGYVFVFNRETGEPLFPIKEVPVPTKSDMPGEKPWPTQPFPQKPGPFARQGFKEEYITDQTPELNKYFKDQIKSNRYQTGIYDPPNLTGSIILPTAHGGSNWGGASLNPQTGVMFINSNDLPWFLKLTEIKGLDIHNDLSGKELFGMYCSGCHGADKKGTNYGPNIARKIGRLSVEKLDLFIKKGAEPMPSFKHLPQAQIDAIVSYLKGKPVSSEGQTEQAHKEPYGFSGYDFYKDTSDNFAIKPPYGTLNAIDLNKGEILWQVPLGEDEKLAKMGIKNSGIFNRGGGIATAGGLVFIAATVDGKFRAFEQKTGKILWSVELPGNGCSIPSTYAVNGKQYVTIGVSANPAKNFKGGYLTFALK, encoded by the coding sequence TTGATTGCCTTAGTGGTATTTCTGGTCGTCCAGACCGGGTACCTGTATCTTTCAAAAAACCGAGAGAAAAAAGAGGATTGGCCTGCGTTTGGGCACGATGAATCCAATAACAAATATTCTGCGCTGGACCAGGTCAATACAAAAAATGTAGCAAACCTTCAGCTGGCCTGGAAGGCTGAGGACGATGCGGAAGACCGCGCGTCGGTGCTCTTTAACCCGCTTATCGTCAATGGGATAATGTACGCCTTTATGCCATCGGAGAAATTAGCGGCTATTGACGCCTCTACCGGCAAGAAAATATGGGAGTTTAAGCCAGACAGCACGGTGGTCAGCACCTGGACGCGTGGTATTACGTTCCACCACGACAAGGGCCAGGGCGCTGATGTTTTACTGTTCGTTTATGGGTCGACACTTTATTCGGTACGGGCAGCAGACGGAAAGCTCAATGAAGCATTTGGAATGAAGGGCAGGGTTGACTTCTATACCGGACTGTCGGTGGAGCCGTCCAAGCGTCAGGCCGTCCATGTGACGGTGAATGCACCCGGCGTCATTTATGGGGATCTATTTATAGTGGGATGTAAAGTACCAGACGAATTACCTTCGACCTCTGGGGATATTAGGGCATTTAATGCCAATACCGGTAAGCTTGAATGGGTATTTCATACGATTCCCCAAAAGGGAGAATTCGGCTCGGAAACCTGGCCTGCTGATGCGCGAAAAAAGAACGGCGGAGCTAACTGCTGGGGTGGAATGGCATTGGATAAAAAGAGAGGGATCGTTTATGTGCCAACCGCTTCTCCGTCTTTTGACTTCTACGGCGCCGACCGGGAGGGGCAAAATCTGTTTGCAAATTGTCTTTTGGCATTGAATGCAAAGACCGGTAAGCGGATCTGGCACTTTCAAACGACTCACCATGATTTGTGGGACCGCGATAACGGATCACCACCTAATTTGTTGACGGTAAAGCATCATGGAAAAGATATTGATGCCGTCGCGCTGGCGACCAAGCTGGGTTATGTTTTTGTTTTTAACCGGGAAACAGGAGAGCCCTTGTTCCCAATTAAAGAAGTCCCGGTTCCGACAAAGAGCGATATGCCCGGTGAGAAGCCCTGGCCAACACAGCCATTTCCACAGAAGCCCGGACCGTTTGCCAGACAGGGATTTAAGGAGGAATATATCACCGATCAGACGCCGGAATTAAACAAATATTTCAAAGATCAGATCAAGTCGAATCGTTATCAGACCGGAATTTATGATCCGCCCAACTTAACCGGTTCCATTATATTGCCGACAGCGCACGGCGGTTCGAATTGGGGAGGGGCTTCACTGAACCCCCAAACCGGTGTTATGTTTATCAACTCCAATGATTTGCCGTGGTTCCTGAAATTGACCGAGATCAAGGGACTGGACATTCACAATGATCTGAGCGGAAAGGAATTGTTTGGAATGTATTGCAGCGGCTGTCATGGTGCAGATAAGAAAGGGACAAATTATGGTCCCAATATAGCCCGGAAAATAGGGCGGCTGTCGGTAGAAAAGCTGGACTTGTTCATTAAAAAAGGTGCAGAGCCGATGCCGTCTTTTAAGCATTTACCGCAGGCACAAATCGATGCGATTGTTTCCTACCTGAAAGGCAAGCCCGTTAGTTCTGAAGGACAGACTGAACAAGCTCACAAGGAACCGTATGGTTTTTCAGGATATGATTTTTATAAGGATACCAGCGACAATTTCGCCATTAAACCTCCATATGGCACTTTGAATGCAATTGATCTTAACAAAGGAGAAATACTCTGGCAGGTGCCACTCGGGGAAGACGAGAAATTGGCCAAAATGGGTATCAAAAACTCGGGCATTTTTAACCGCGGTGGTGGGATCGCCACGGCCGGAGGGCTTGTGTTTATTGCAGCCACTGTGGATGGTAAGTTCCGCGCGTTCGAGCAGAAAACCGGAAAAATACTTTGGAGCGTCGAGCTGCCGGGTAATGGGTGCTCCATTCCTTCGACCTATGCGGTAAACGGTAAGCAATATGTCACAATAGGGGTGAGCGCAAACCCGGCAAAAAACTTTAAAGGCGGGTATTTGACTTTTGCATTGAAGTAA